The following coding sequences are from one Candidatus Desulfofervidus auxilii window:
- a CDS encoding RNA methyltransferase encodes MKNNWHIYIGLVHYPVYNKQKEVIITAVATVNIHDIARVAKTYELGGFFIINPLEDQHALVKRFLNHWLEGYGGKYNPLRIPPLKLVHCVYSLEEAIEYIKEKWKKLPKIIVTSAQPHSNNIGYHKAKILINKKDNPFLILFGTAWGLTKDLISQADYVLKPIYGVGDYNHLSVRAAVAIILDRLLGGENGPHSDD; translated from the coding sequence ATGAAAAACAACTGGCATATTTATATTGGGCTTGTGCATTATCCAGTTTATAACAAACAAAAAGAGGTTATTATTACTGCAGTAGCTACAGTTAATATACATGATATTGCTCGTGTTGCTAAAACTTATGAACTTGGTGGTTTCTTTATCATTAATCCCCTTGAAGACCAACACGCTTTAGTAAAGCGTTTTTTAAATCATTGGCTAGAAGGATATGGTGGCAAATATAATCCATTGCGTATTCCTCCTTTAAAACTCGTTCATTGTGTTTATAGTTTAGAAGAGGCAATTGAATATATAAAAGAAAAATGGAAGAAATTACCTAAAATTATTGTTACTTCAGCTCAACCACATTCAAACAATATTGGATATCATAAAGCCAAAATATTAATTAATAAAAAAGATAATCCATTTCTTATTCTCTTTGGTACAGCTTGGGGTCTTACAAAGGACTTGATTTCTCAAGCAGATTATGTTTTAAAACCTATTTATGGTGTTGGTGATTATAACCACTTGTCAGTAAGAGCAGCTGTAGCTATTATATTAGATAGGCTTTTAGGAGGAGAAAATGGACCCCATTCAGATGATTGA
- the rplS gene encoding 50S ribosomal protein L19: MDPIQMIEKEHVRLDLPEFNPGDTIKVYHRISEEGKERIQVFQGVVIRKRGSGTGATFTVRKVSYGIGVEKTFPLHSPIIEKIEIVSRGKVRRAKLYYLRELSGKAARLEEKRK; the protein is encoded by the coding sequence ATGGACCCCATTCAGATGATTGAAAAAGAGCATGTTCGTCTTGATTTACCCGAATTTAATCCAGGTGATACAATCAAAGTATATCATAGAATTAGTGAGGAAGGAAAAGAACGTATTCAAGTCTTTCAGGGAGTGGTGATTAGAAAAAGAGGATCAGGTACAGGAGCTACTTTTACAGTAAGAAAAGTTTCTTATGGTATAGGTGTAGAAAAAACTTTTCCACTTCATTCTCCTATTATTGAAAAAATTGAAATTGTCTCAAGAGGCAAAGTGAGAAGAGCAAAACTTTATTATTTACGCGAACTCAGTGGTAAAGCAGCCAGACTTGAAGAAAAAAGGAAATAA
- a CDS encoding ribonuclease HII → MPPNLNFEYQLWQKGYHYIAGIDEAGRGCLAGPVVVAAVIFPVGIKLNGVEDSKKLSPKIREKYFLKIQKKALAISIALGMPEEIEKFNILGASLRTMKRAILGLKIKPDYILIDGPYNPDIDIPYICIIHGDSKCFSIAAASIIAKVYRDQIMTTYHDLFPCYNFKQNKGYPTLEHKAAIMKYGPCYLHRLNFRLPRYD, encoded by the coding sequence ATGCCACCTAATTTAAATTTTGAATATCAACTATGGCAGAAAGGTTATCATTATATTGCTGGTATAGATGAAGCAGGGAGGGGTTGTTTGGCAGGTCCAGTAGTAGTAGCAGCTGTCATTTTTCCGGTTGGTATAAAGTTAAATGGAGTGGAAGATTCTAAAAAACTTTCACCTAAGATAAGGGAAAAATATTTTTTAAAAATTCAAAAAAAAGCATTAGCTATAAGTATTGCTCTTGGTATGCCAGAAGAAATAGAAAAATTTAATATCCTTGGTGCATCTTTAAGAACAATGAAAAGGGCAATATTAGGTTTAAAAATAAAACCAGATTATATCCTTATTGATGGGCCTTATAATCCTGATATTGATATACCATATATTTGCATAATTCATGGCGACAGTAAATGTTTTTCTATTGCTGCAGCTTCTATCATTGCAAAAGTCTATCGTGACCAAATTATGACTACTTATCATGATCTTTTTCCATGTTATAATTTTAAACAAAATAAAGGATATCCTACTTTAGAACATAAAGCAGCAATCATGAAATATGGGCCTTGTTATCTTCATCGATTAAATTTTAGGTTGCCACGCTATGATTGA
- a CDS encoding MTH938/NDUFAF3 family protein: MIEDYRFGKIVINGNTYTSDVIVTKTKIFPSWWRKEGHKVYWIDLEKFITPDIKIVILGTGASGLMQPTAELKEKLEEKGIKLIALPTKEAIKVFNDYLKKEEEILGGFHLTC, translated from the coding sequence ATGATTGAAGATTACAGATTTGGAAAAATAGTTATCAATGGTAATACTTATACAAGTGATGTAATTGTTACTAAAACAAAGATATTTCCTTCTTGGTGGCGAAAAGAAGGACATAAAGTTTATTGGATAGATTTAGAAAAATTTATCACCCCTGATATAAAAATTGTTATTCTTGGCACAGGTGCATCTGGACTTATGCAACCTACAGCAGAATTAAAAGAAAAATTAGAAGAAAAAGGTATTAAACTTATTGCTTTACCTACGAAGGAAGCCATTAAAGTATTTAATGATTATTTAAAGAAAGAAGAAGAAATTCTTGGTGGTTTTCATCTTACTTGTTGA
- a CDS encoding response regulator: MFKVLVVEDKKAVSEIIVEFLKILGFEADVTPTASKALEFFSHNHYYLAIIDGELPDKDGPWLVREIRKKSPYLPTIGISGSNYKQAFLQAGANAYLAKPFTFEELRKILISIVNYDVEMKRAIA, encoded by the coding sequence ATGTTTAAGGTATTGGTTGTAGAAGATAAAAAAGCAGTCAGTGAAATAATTGTTGAATTTTTGAAGATTTTAGGTTTTGAGGCTGATGTGACTCCTACAGCCTCTAAAGCTTTAGAATTTTTTAGCCATAATCATTACTATTTAGCTATTATTGATGGTGAATTACCTGATAAAGATGGGCCTTGGTTAGTAAGAGAAATAAGAAAAAAATCTCCATATTTACCAACAATAGGTATAAGTGGAAGTAACTATAAACAGGCATTTTTACAAGCTGGAGCAAATGCTTATTTAGCAAAACCATTCACATTTGAAGAATTAAGGAAAATTTTGATTTCAATTGTCAATTATGATGTAGAAATGAAAAGGGCTATTGCCTAA
- the thrC gene encoding threonine synthase → MLLNNFPKEIRSYLLPKPQGDLIYRCLQCGAEYSITEFLYTCPKCQGIFMIVDNEFDRLKNISGKDWRKIFDYRKMLNIPALKGIFLFHEFIAPVIPLEDIIFLGEGHTPIVEANPYLQELVGCKFYFKNDGQNPSASFKDRGMACALSYVNYIIKKKGLEEVLAICASTGDTSASAALYSSYLRGKVKSAVILPKGKVTSQQMAQPLGHGAHVFEIPGVFDDCMKVVEALADNYNVVLLNSKNPWRILGQVSYSYEIAQWFDYDLKNKVVIVPIGNAGNITAIMNGFLNFYKVGVIETLPKIVGVQSAHANPVYLYYLEPDPKKRKWQPVKVKPSCAQAAMIGNPVSMPRVIKLVEEYNSLAGKQHIFFVEVTEQEIMDFMLIANRNGHIACTQGGESLAGLVRALKEGMVKSEEEVILDATAHMLKFIGFQQMYFEETFPPEYKVIPKKELKNAPRLIKPNDVLYFPDEKSLSSEEFAIFLEKTVKAIADILNLKKK, encoded by the coding sequence ATGTTATTAAATAATTTTCCTAAAGAAATAAGATCTTATTTACTTCCGAAACCTCAAGGAGATTTGATTTATCGTTGTCTTCAATGTGGGGCAGAATATTCTATAACTGAGTTTCTTTATACATGTCCAAAATGTCAAGGTATTTTTATGATTGTTGATAATGAATTTGATCGTTTAAAAAATATTTCTGGAAAGGACTGGCGCAAAATTTTTGATTATCGCAAAATGCTCAATATACCTGCTCTTAAAGGTATTTTTCTTTTTCATGAATTTATTGCACCAGTAATTCCTTTAGAAGATATTATCTTTTTGGGTGAAGGACATACTCCAATAGTAGAAGCAAATCCTTATCTTCAAGAATTGGTAGGTTGTAAATTTTATTTCAAAAATGATGGCCAAAACCCTAGTGCTTCTTTTAAGGATCGTGGGATGGCTTGTGCTTTAAGTTACGTTAATTATATTATAAAGAAAAAAGGGTTAGAAGAAGTTTTAGCTATTTGTGCTTCTACTGGTGATACTTCAGCTTCAGCAGCCCTTTATTCCTCTTATTTGCGTGGGAAAGTCAAATCGGCTGTTATTTTACCTAAAGGTAAAGTAACATCACAACAAATGGCTCAACCTTTAGGGCATGGTGCGCATGTTTTTGAAATTCCAGGAGTATTTGATGATTGCATGAAAGTAGTAGAAGCTCTTGCAGATAATTATAATGTTGTACTTCTTAATTCCAAAAATCCTTGGCGTATTCTTGGTCAAGTTTCTTATTCTTATGAAATTGCTCAGTGGTTTGATTATGATTTGAAAAATAAAGTAGTAATTGTGCCAATAGGAAATGCTGGTAATATCACTGCTATTATGAATGGATTTTTAAATTTTTATAAAGTAGGTGTTATTGAAACATTACCAAAAATTGTTGGAGTACAATCTGCCCATGCCAATCCTGTTTATCTTTATTATTTAGAGCCTGACCCAAAAAAAAGAAAGTGGCAACCAGTAAAGGTGAAACCTAGTTGTGCTCAAGCAGCTATGATTGGTAATCCTGTATCTATGCCCAGAGTGATAAAACTTGTAGAAGAATACAATTCTTTAGCAGGTAAACAGCATATATTTTTCGTTGAGGTTACTGAGCAAGAAATTATGGACTTTATGCTTATTGCCAACCGCAATGGTCATATCGCTTGCACTCAAGGTGGTGAATCTTTAGCAGGTTTAGTGCGGGCTTTAAAAGAGGGAATGGTAAAGTCTGAAGAAGAGGTCATTTTGGATGCCACAGCACATATGCTTAAATTTATTGGATTTCAACAAATGTATTTTGAAGAAACATTTCCTCCTGAATATAAGGTTATACCTAAAAAAGAATTAAAAAATGCTCCTAGACTTATAAAACCAAATGATGTCCTTTATTTTCCAGATGAAAAGTCACTTAGTTCAGAAGAATTTGCAATATTTTTAGAAAAGACTGTAAAAGCTATTGCAGATATACTTAATTTAAAGAAAAAATAA
- a CDS encoding C25 family cysteine peptidase, with protein sequence MKRISIILLAISLILTFGNIVFAETYEYIIEAGEYEIVDLDNGYQEIKMKDFGQLLKPGEPKLPSKIFFIAIPPGVKVNSVKTENIGVKELPGVYKITPAPMVSPLSATIEQLEKIKADYEKKIEKVYSSDILYPAQTGYFVSQGGYRKYNLVQVRYSPFSYRPKSGKLYFCPKLKVIINYSYSEVISFESKKFLYDYVPEAEERAAKFIINYEEAQKWYPAPLEDSIDTPSGFVIITTEALEDAIWPIKNWEICKGRAVYVETVEDIDTNYSGADLAEKIRNFLRDHLSSWNIIKVLLVGDISDVPMRYTYPKGPDGPDEDTTPWELEDRVPTDYYYAELSLPDNQSWNSNGDNMYGQEGVDNVQFPNEVDVGRIPWSDPDIVEDICMKMVEFEYSTDMDYKLNYLLTGAFFWEDTDNAVLKTYIINHELDPGNPPVRIYEQGPCWDSDYYSEYALSRTITREVWGDGHFGFVNLAGHGSHTGVYYKERHPTCTRELYFHANDRTYLNDNYPSIVFSCACSTAWPEDNNLGKMLLEQGAVSFVGSTRVAFGVHEWDDPSDGGCQTLDYLFAHYAVSYTFSRSSVGWSLQRALQDMYNDYNWDDSWWQMFEWNLYSNPDLWLRDRPSALPNLTYITPSGWDYPIVPRSTSGCTDTWCPVTDTLPGNTNDTYFNWAWINNGNHDAPNHRTVVYIDDRWIFYSEPSLSAGSIKRYENLQTSVNISGGRHTLYYNIDSNEEVWETNESDNCWGHQFVWSPYPLSDDSPITRSAPPIKDAWGCAPAPRWYNNDGFSFIVQQEHPNKWWSAVGILPASSTVDYDLRLWDRGDYTGSEHGFGGGYLEWSSYGGDASDFVIVNDNMAPAGTYYAGVINYNEGTADFRIEEDTSVKIYEGTNGPYSKASHNVLDIYECYLSEGEYGFKLVQISGNCDLGMSLYDDETVHCKKSEYMPGGYANNTGDGGDEFFKVDIPDAGFHALVVWKVDSSDYNKSCTYKIKMGKCADPTTPSNPDPVDGATDVSIYTNLDWADCANTDHYEVWLKKEGESWQKLGETEESEWDISDSLEYETTYTWAIKAVNICDNYTWGPYWTFTTSAEPKPELFVTSIHTNPVYPEPGQTVNIQVTIKNQGDLDAGAFYTSFYKHRTTPPSVGDSGDCNWYLSSLASGDSRTFSCNVIYDKIGCYQMYAQVDTFNNIDEGEEKNNVFGPKNIIVGRCYADFDHDGGVDRDDLAVFAAAFGSTSSNPNYNKICDFDYDYDVDGFDLAIFASEYGRMDCPLCP encoded by the coding sequence ATGAAGCGGATTAGTATAATACTTTTGGCTATAAGTTTGATATTAACTTTTGGAAACATTGTGTTTGCCGAAACTTATGAATATATAATTGAAGCTGGTGAATATGAAATTGTGGATTTAGATAATGGATATCAAGAGATAAAAATGAAAGATTTTGGGCAGTTATTAAAACCAGGAGAGCCTAAACTTCCTTCCAAAATTTTCTTTATTGCTATTCCGCCTGGTGTTAAAGTAAATAGTGTAAAAACTGAAAATATTGGAGTAAAGGAACTCCCTGGTGTGTATAAAATTACCCCAGCTCCTATGGTTAGTCCTTTAAGTGCTACAATTGAGCAACTTGAAAAAATTAAAGCTGATTATGAAAAAAAGATAGAAAAAGTTTATTCTTCAGATATTCTCTATCCTGCTCAAACAGGTTATTTTGTTTCACAAGGTGGATACAGAAAATATAATTTAGTGCAAGTAAGATACTCACCTTTTTCTTATCGTCCTAAAAGTGGCAAACTTTATTTTTGTCCTAAATTAAAAGTAATTATTAATTATTCATATTCTGAAGTTATTTCTTTTGAATCAAAAAAATTTTTATATGATTATGTTCCTGAAGCTGAAGAAAGAGCTGCTAAATTTATCATAAATTATGAAGAGGCACAAAAATGGTATCCTGCCCCTCTTGAAGATTCTATTGATACTCCTAGTGGGTTTGTCATTATCACTACTGAAGCTTTGGAGGACGCTATTTGGCCTATTAAAAACTGGGAAATTTGTAAAGGTAGGGCTGTTTATGTAGAGACAGTGGAAGATATTGATACAAATTATAGTGGTGCTGATTTAGCTGAAAAAATTAGAAATTTTTTAAGAGATCATCTAAGTTCATGGAATATCATTAAAGTATTGCTGGTGGGTGATATTTCTGATGTTCCTATGCGTTACACTTATCCTAAAGGTCCTGATGGTCCGGATGAAGACACTACTCCTTGGGAGTTAGAAGATCGGGTTCCTACAGATTATTACTATGCTGAATTAAGCTTGCCTGACAATCAATCTTGGAATTCTAATGGTGACAATATGTATGGGCAAGAGGGAGTAGATAATGTTCAATTTCCAAATGAGGTAGATGTAGGACGTATTCCTTGGAGTGATCCTGACATAGTAGAAGATATCTGTATGAAGATGGTAGAATTTGAATATTCTACAGATATGGATTACAAACTAAATTATTTACTCACTGGAGCCTTTTTCTGGGAAGATACAGATAATGCTGTTCTTAAAACTTATATTATTAATCATGAACTTGACCCAGGTAATCCTCCAGTTCGCATTTATGAGCAAGGCCCTTGTTGGGATTCTGATTATTATAGTGAATATGCCTTAAGCCGTACTATTACAAGAGAGGTATGGGGAGATGGTCATTTTGGCTTTGTAAACTTGGCTGGCCATGGGAGTCACACTGGGGTTTATTATAAAGAGCGTCACCCCACATGTACCCGAGAACTTTATTTTCATGCTAATGATCGGACTTATCTAAATGACAACTATCCTTCTATTGTCTTTTCTTGCGCCTGCTCCACTGCCTGGCCAGAAGACAACAATTTGGGAAAAATGCTCTTAGAGCAGGGGGCTGTCTCCTTTGTGGGTTCTACTAGAGTTGCCTTTGGTGTTCATGAATGGGATGATCCTAGTGATGGTGGATGCCAGACCCTTGATTACCTCTTTGCCCACTATGCTGTTAGTTATACTTTTAGCCGTTCTAGTGTAGGTTGGTCTCTTCAGCGTGCTTTACAGGATATGTATAATGATTACAACTGGGACGATTCTTGGTGGCAGATGTTTGAATGGAATCTTTACAGTAACCCAGACCTCTGGCTCAGGGATAGGCCAAGCGCTCTTCCCAACCTTACTTATATAACTCCCTCTGGCTGGGACTATCCCATTGTGCCAAGAAGTACAAGTGGTTGCACGGACACATGGTGCCCTGTTACAGATACATTGCCAGGAAATACAAATGATACATATTTTAATTGGGCATGGATAAATAATGGTAATCATGATGCTCCAAATCATAGAACCGTAGTCTATATAGATGATCGTTGGATTTTTTATAGTGAGCCATCTTTAAGCGCAGGTTCAATTAAGAGATATGAAAATCTTCAGACAAGTGTTAATATTTCTGGGGGAAGACATACTTTATATTATAATATTGATTCAAATGAAGAGGTCTGGGAAACAAATGAAAGTGACAATTGCTGGGGACATCAATTTGTCTGGAGCCCCTATCCCCTCTCTGACGATAGCCCTATAACACGCAGTGCTCCACCTATTAAGGATGCCTGGGGATGTGCCCCTGCGCCTCGTTGGTACAATAACGATGGATTTTCTTTCATTGTTCAGCAAGAACATCCTAATAAGTGGTGGTCTGCGGTAGGTATTTTACCAGCTAGTTCTACTGTTGATTATGATTTAAGACTTTGGGATAGAGGCGATTATACGGGAAGTGAACATGGATTTGGAGGTGGTTATTTGGAATGGTCTAGTTACGGTGGTGATGCTTCTGATTTTGTTATCGTCAATGATAATATGGCTCCGGCAGGCACATATTATGCAGGAGTTATCAATTATAATGAAGGTACTGCTGATTTTCGTATAGAAGAAGATACAAGTGTTAAGATATATGAAGGCACAAATGGTCCTTATTCTAAGGCTTCTCATAATGTTTTAGATATTTATGAGTGCTATCTTTCTGAAGGTGAATATGGTTTTAAATTAGTGCAAATATCAGGTAATTGCGATTTAGGCATGAGCCTTTATGATGATGAAACAGTACATTGTAAAAAAAGTGAATATATGCCTGGCGGTTACGCCAATAATACTGGAGATGGAGGAGATGAATTTTTTAAAGTTGATATTCCAGATGCAGGTTTTCATGCACTTGTTGTTTGGAAAGTAGACTCAAGTGATTATAACAAATCTTGCACTTATAAAATTAAAATGGGAAAATGTGCTGATCCGACTACTCCCTCTAATCCTGATCCAGTTGATGGAGCAACAGATGTATCTATTTATACAAATTTAGATTGGGCAGACTGTGCAAACACGGATCACTATGAAGTATGGCTGAAAAAGGAAGGAGAAAGTTGGCAAAAATTGGGAGAGACAGAGGAAAGTGAGTGGGATATTTCTGATTCTTTAGAATATGAAACAACTTATACATGGGCGATTAAAGCAGTAAATATCTGCGACAATTATACTTGGGGTCCTTATTGGACATTTACTACTAGTGCTGAGCCAAAACCCGAACTTTTTGTTACTAGTATTCACACTAATCCAGTTTATCCAGAGCCTGGACAAACTGTGAATATTCAAGTAACTATAAAAAATCAGGGAGACTTAGATGCAGGGGCTTTTTACACCAGTTTCTATAAACATCGCACTACTCCTCCTAGTGTAGGTGATTCTGGAGATTGTAATTGGTATTTAAGCAGTTTAGCCTCTGGTGATTCTCGCACTTTTAGCTGTAATGTAATTTATGACAAGATTGGTTGTTATCAAATGTATGCACAGGTGGATACCTTTAACAATATAGATGAAGGTGAAGAGAAAAATAATGTATTTGGTCCTAAAAATATAATAGTAGGTCGTTGTTATGCTGATTTTGACCACGATGGCGGTGTAGATAGGGATGATTTAGCTGTCTTTGCTGCAGCTTTTGGTTCTACCTCTTCAAATCCAAATTATAATAAGATTTGTGACTTTGATTATGACTATGATGTAGATGGTTTTGATCTGGCTATATTTGCTAGTGAATATGGTAGGATGGATTGTCCGTTATGTCCATAG
- a CDS encoding dockerin type I domain-containing protein, whose protein sequence is MLKKINLWLVILLLILFIPAVWSQEVSLNPSYAQRNCGGKVRMHIEMSGATNLLSMGIKVTFDPNLLQVESAEKNTEVWKFEPLEPNSEAYLPEVEIDNVNGVVKMIGGRLKPGVSGDVLLGWIVFNCSETNTGAAEVNVELANASPYDNFVREDGTVDDGSIVFSGATICIVDPEIPACEGDFNGDGAVTMPDSLVFRSAFPSVFGDPNYNPACDFNADGAVTMPDSLVFRNDFPRTDCPSCP, encoded by the coding sequence ATGCTTAAAAAAATCAATTTATGGTTAGTGATTCTATTGTTAATATTGTTCATACCAGCTGTCTGGTCCCAAGAAGTGAGTCTTAATCCTTCATATGCCCAAAGGAATTGTGGTGGGAAAGTAAGGATGCATATTGAGATGAGCGGAGCAACGAATCTTTTGAGTATGGGTATTAAAGTTACGTTTGATCCTAACTTATTGCAGGTAGAGAGTGCAGAAAAGAATACCGAGGTGTGGAAGTTTGAACCACTTGAGCCTAATTCAGAGGCATACTTACCTGAAGTAGAAATTGATAATGTTAATGGGGTTGTGAAGATGATAGGAGGAAGATTGAAACCTGGTGTTTCTGGAGATGTGCTTTTGGGTTGGATTGTGTTTAATTGTAGCGAGACCAATACAGGTGCTGCGGAAGTAAATGTAGAGTTAGCGAATGCATCACCTTATGACAACTTTGTGAGAGAAGATGGCACAGTAGATGATGGAAGCATTGTTTTTAGTGGAGCTACTATCTGCATTGTGGATCCAGAAATTCCTGCATGTGAGGGAGATTTTAACGGTGATGGTGCTGTAACTATGCCAGATTCATTGGTTTTCCGAAGTGCCTTTCCTTCTGTTTTTGGAGATCCGAATTATAATCCTGCTTGTGATTTTAACGCCGATGGCGCTGTAACTATGCCGGATTCATTGGTTTTCCGAAATGATTTTCCACGAACCGACTGTCCTAGCTGCCCGTAG
- a CDS encoding PEP-CTERM sorting domain-containing protein, with protein MRRKICFLFLVVGLSLIGLQTRAATMFLEPHGSLPTPCDFELFVGPTEPFSLDVYISVPEAEFHDGFYGAGFYIDFDGTVISADTASVEDPPFDSSWSVIEIGTDYVMYQAMMRMEEKDHYGTILIGTIQFSPIAMGTSMITIRDYSNFPDFTCFDGYNFDSEVTFCGGTVNVVPIPTTLLLLGSGIIGVIGLRRKIQG; from the coding sequence ATGAGAAGAAAAATATGTTTTTTGTTCTTAGTAGTAGGGTTAAGTTTAATAGGATTACAAACTAGGGCTGCTACTATGTTCCTTGAACCTCATGGTAGTTTGCCAACCCCTTGTGATTTTGAACTTTTTGTTGGTCCCACAGAGCCATTTTCACTAGATGTATATATCTCTGTGCCAGAAGCAGAGTTCCACGATGGTTTCTATGGAGCGGGATTTTATATAGATTTTGACGGAACAGTAATTAGTGCGGATACAGCTAGTGTAGAAGATCCACCTTTTGACAGTAGCTGGTCGGTTATAGAAATAGGTACTGATTATGTTATGTATCAGGCGATGATGAGAATGGAGGAAAAGGATCATTATGGAACCATTTTGATAGGAACTATTCAGTTCTCACCGATAGCAATGGGGACGTCAATGATAACAATTCGTGACTATTCTAATTTCCCTGATTTTACATGTTTTGATGGATATAACTTTGATAGTGAAGTTACTTTTTGCGGCGGTACTGTTAATGTAGTCCCCATTCCCACCACCCTGCTTCTCCTTGGCAGTGGAATTATAGGAGTTATAGGACTGAGGCGGAAGATCCAAGGCTAG
- a CDS encoding right-handed parallel beta-helix repeat-containing protein, translating into MAEGTYNITSTLHYSTYDGDSGHKLTIQGAGADKTILDGGGSIQILYINTDADWNGGDAGGDVTIKGMSFKDGNGGVYVYGTSINITIKECAFLGNSGYGGVDARSDAGTVTITNNTFSGNSAGVGGGVDATSWSGTITITNNTFSGNSAENDGGGVYADSYSGTITITNNTFSGNSAADGGGVSVLSINVSTITITNNTFSENLAYWDGGGVYVYSDAGTITITNNTFSENSANYGGGGVYACSGSGTITITNNTFSGNSAADGGGVYTSSLGTVTITNNTFSENSANYGGGGVYAWLTYESAILNVYNNILFDNIANAGGYDGDDLYVNSDGDGNYIGCTINLYNNNFSGNADFDIGLSEDLYITLTDNYHHANNIQEDPLFVDAENGDFHLQSTSPCIDTGTNDAPHLPERDKDGKPRIIDGNGDNIAIVDMGAYESGNIICKGDFDQDGDVDGLDLAIFAEDFSRKDCDTGPICEGDFDGDDDVDELDLAVFAEDFGKTDCPVYE; encoded by the coding sequence GTGGCCGAAGGGACATATAATATTACCTCTACCCTTCACTATTCAACTTATGATGGAGACAGCGGTCACAAACTTACCATCCAAGGTGCTGGTGCAGATAAGACAATCCTTGATGGTGGAGGAAGCATTCAGATTTTATACATAAATACTGATGCAGATTGGAATGGTGGTGATGCAGGTGGTGATGTAACCATAAAGGGTATGAGTTTTAAGGATGGAAATGGTGGTGTTTATGTTTATGGGACATCTATAAATATAACAATAAAAGAGTGCGCATTTTTAGGAAATTCTGGTTATGGTGGTGTAGATGCAAGATCAGACGCAGGCACAGTAACTATTACAAACAATACATTTTCAGGAAATTCAGCTGGTGTTGGTGGTGGTGTAGATGCAACGTCATGGTCAGGCACAATAACTATTACAAATAATACATTTTCAGGAAATTCAGCTGAGAATGATGGTGGTGGTGTATATGCAGATTCATACTCAGGCACAATAACTATTACAAACAATACATTTTCAGGAAATTCAGCTGCTGATGGTGGTGGTGTAAGTGTATTGTCTATAAACGTAAGCACAATAACTATTACAAATAATACATTTTCAGAAAATTTAGCTTATTGGGATGGTGGTGGCGTATATGTATATTCAGACGCAGGCACAATAACTATTACAAACAATACATTTTCAGAAAATTCAGCTAATTATGGTGGTGGTGGTGTATATGCATGTTCAGGCTCAGGCACAATAACTATTACAAATAATACATTTTCAGGAAATTCAGCTGCTGATGGTGGTGGTGTATATACATCAAGCTTAGGCACAGTAACTATTACAAACAATACATTTTCAGAAAATTCAGCTAATTATGGTGGTGGTGGTGTATATGCATGGTTAACGTATGAATCGGCAATCCTAAATGTTTATAATAATATCTTATTTGATAACATAGCCAATGCAGGTGGATATGACGGTGATGACTTATATGTTAATTCTGATGGTGATGGAAATTATATTGGCTGTACTATTAATCTATACAACAATAACTTTTCAGGGAATGCAGACTTTGATATAGGGCTTTCTGAGGACTTATACATTACTTTAACTGATAATTATCACCATGCAAATAACATCCAGGAAGATCCTTTATTTGTTGATGCTGAAAATGGAGATTTTCACTTACAATCAACTTCTCCCTGTATAGATACAGGCACAAATGATGCACCTCACTTACCAGAGAGAGACAAAGATGGAAAGCCAAGGATTATAGATGGAAATGGTGATAATATAGCTATTGTAGATATGGGTGCTTATGAGTCTGGTAATATAATATGTAAGGGCGATTTTGATCAGGATGGTGATGTAGATGGTTTAGATTTGGCAATATTTGCCGAAGACTTTAGCAGAAAAGATTGTGACACTGGACCAATTTGTGAAGGTGACTTTGATGGTGATGATGATGTGGATGAGTTAGACTTGGCAGTATTTGCAGAAGATTTTGGCAAAACTGATTGTCCGGTGTACGAATAA